The Thamnophis elegans isolate rThaEle1 chromosome Z, rThaEle1.pri, whole genome shotgun sequence genome contains a region encoding:
- the LOC116520404 gene encoding uncharacterized protein LOC116520404 translates to MGGGSSSQTPLDSMLKHFKEGFMSQDYGIVWSKHELRRFCELEWPRYDIGWPEIGTFDPHLVLKVHRLVFDPKIGSLAQAPYIDVWKKLVNQPPAWLKKCKQQCILMAVRVTDPKSPKQRPPVLASAPEELPQPPPYVAPRGVNLPVTPQSLSLTYTRRTTPSTGGSTSQLPIEGIEQGLDAVLTSMEQIRYKGEKEEKAPISSPDTMGPEFWEKKEEEMDQLLGAVGGEVEPVSARTRAKTETVFTAPLRRVDQFLVNPDDPSQVSTGSLFQHVPFTTSDLLNWKMHYGPYSAKPNEVAELVKTIVDTHHPTWLDLQQLMATLFNAEEREKIRNAVSNILKPDVPARTTLADFIEQRFPSKDPNWSPYDSHQLNLLLNYQQLIIKAVRMAGKPATNMSKPSLITQEATESPEAFYSRLVEAYQMYTPIDPTLPENARMLAMAFISQSAPDIRHKLQKLEGALGKPLSELMEVARKTFVNRDLLEERKKDKQMKKKAELLATALMTVPGGHRGSRERTIVPSLGQNQCAICHRYGHWKRDCPRREGIERREIEQPRVTRNPTPLPRNFSLSRPNTFRGRGTIRKPINSLRKGEAKRFSPNTPLIGLAEAEEWD, encoded by the coding sequence ATGGGTGGAGGAAGTAGTAGTCAGACTCCTCTGGATTCTAtgttaaagcattttaaagaaggatttatGAGTCAGGATTATGGAATTGTGTGGAGTAAACATGAGCTTAGGAGGTTTTGTGAATTAGAATGGCCCAGATATGACATTGGGTGGCCTGAAATAGGTACCTTTGATCCTCACTTAGTTTTAAAAGTCCATAGGTTGGTGTTTGATCCTAAGATAGGGAGCTTAGCTCAGGCTCCATATATAGATGTTTGGAAGAAATTGGTTAATCAACCCCCAGCTTGGTTAAAGAAATGTAAACAACaatgtattcttatggctgtcaGAGTTACAGACCCCAAAAGTCCTAAGCAGAGACCACCAGTCTTGGCTAGTGCACCAGAAGAATTGCCACAACCCCCTCCATATGTTGCACCTAGAGGGGTCAATTTGCCAGTCACACCGCAATCCTTGTCCCTGACTTATACCAGAAGAACTACACCCAGCACGGGGGGGTCCACAAGCCAGTTACCTATTGAAGGAATTGAGCAGGGATTAGATGCTGTCCTTACTAGCATGGAACAGATAAGAtataaaggagagaaagaagaaaaagctccTATAAGTTCCCCCGACACCATGGGACCAGAGTtttgggaaaagaaggaggaagagatggaccaATTGTTGGGAGCTGTGGGTGGAGAAGTGGAACCAGTGTCAGCCAGAACCAGAGCAAAGACAGAGACTGTTTTTACAGCACCTCTCAGACGAGTTGACCAATTCTTAGTAAACCCAGATGACCCCTCCCAAGTTTCAACAGGGTCGTTGTTTCAGCATGTTCCttttaccacctctgatttgcttaATTGGAAAATGCACTATGGGCCTTATAGTGCTAAACCAAATGAAGTGGCAGAATTGGTAAAAACTATTGTGGATACTCATCATCCAACTTGGCTAGATTTACAACAACTTATGGCAACACTTTTCAATgctgaagaaagggagaaaatcaGGAATGCAGTgtctaatattttaaaaccagatgtcCCAGCACGTACCACCTTAGCAGACTTTATTGAACAGCGTTTCCCCTCAAAAGATCCTAACTGGAGTCCTTATGATTCGCATCAATTGAACTTGTTGCTCAATTATCAACAGTTGATCATAAAAGCTGTGCGCATGGCAGGAAAGCCTGCAACAAACATGTCGAAGCCAAGTTTAATAACCCAGGAAGCTACTGAAAGTCCAGAGGCTTTTTATTCTAGGCTGGTTGAAGCATATCAGATGTATACACCTATCGACCCCacccttcctgaaaatgctcgcATGCTAGCAATGGCTTTTATTTCACAATCAGCTCCAGACATAAGGCATAAGCTTCAAAAGTTGGAAGGAGCGTTGGGAAAACCCCTTAGTGAACTCATGGAAGTTGCCAGGAAGACATTTGTCAACAGGGATTTgttggaggagaggaaaaaagataagcagatgaagaaaaaagcagaattgcTAGCCACCGCTTTAATGACTGTGCCGGGGGGACATAGAGGAAGTAGGGAGAGAACTATAGTCCCCTCATTAGGTCAAAATCAGTGTGCCATTTGTCACAGGTATGGGCACTGGAAAAGAGATTGTCCCAGAAGAGAAGGAATTGAGAGAagggagattgaacagccaagagTAACTAGAAATCCTACCCCTTTGCCAAGAAATTTCTCTCTTAGCCGACCCAACACCTTCAGGGGACGTGGAACAATCAGGAAGCCCATTAACAGCCTGCGAAAGGGAGAGGCAAAGAGATTTTCCCCCAACACTCCTTTGATtggtttggcagaagctgaggagtGGGATTGA